The genomic stretch CCTTTGTTGAATTAATGaatactagtatagatcccgcgtaaatgcgcggttttttagataaggatattagagaatttaacaattctatactattagtatttaactccatttgaagtttaattataaaatttactaTTTGTAATATTTTGTGTTAAGACCTAGAAAAGCAATTGTTCATGTTTCAACACTTTTATTCCGTATAACATTGTCgattttactaaaattattttattaactTTGTTTTACAAAAATATTGTTTTTAATTAGATAATTTTTATATCCAATAAAGGCGttatataaacaattaaaaaaattaaccaaaatctaAGTTTTCATATAGTATGGAGCAAATATACGGATATTAAGTTAAAGAGTAAGAAAAAATATATCATAAGTAAGTTTTTCTTTTAAGAACTAATAACAATTTATGAATACTCTCAACCCTCTAAAACATTTGTATAAAAAGatagattaataaaattaattcgaaaatgcTTCTTATCCATAATAtttagttttaaaaataataataataaaacatttCTATCACATTTTAGATATACTTAGTTCAATTTCATGTATGTAACAAAATAAGAATATTCTATTAATATGTCTATgcaaatttaaaaaatattatcCCATTTTTTAAATGGTCTAGAATTATTTATTGTATGAAATTAATTAGTATGGTTCAATTGTAGATATGATATTATGAAGCCTATTTTATAGTTTAAGTTAAATTAATCAAGATGGCCTAGTTGTTGCAATGATGCTATTAAGCCCATTTATAGcctaattcatttaggcgggaaaactttagAGATCTCTTaatcttttagtttaagggggatgGCACACATTATTACGTATATGAAGTCATGAAGATGCCTAAAAGAAGTTAAGATCGGGGTGGACCTTGCaaattttgtttgtcctttcgaaATTTCGAAAAGAGAACTACGAGAAATAAGGATACAAGTGAAATTATTTCATATTAGAGGATTATAAGTAGAAGTGATTATTTGCGGGTTTGGGCCGAACATGGACGGGTTTACATTTGAAAAAATTGTCCGGCAAACGTAATTTTATTACTCGTGTCCATTATAGTGGGCCATGTTTGATTATCCAAGCCCGCCAATTTAAATAGGCGGGACGACGGCTCGTGggctcaaaattaaaacaaaaaatcgGTTGTCAACGTAAACAAAACTACCCGTTACCAAGATTAAAGTAGGTTTATGAATTTTTTTTGCTCGACTTCGTTTCGCTTAACTTTACGTAAAAAATAATAATTAGGTTTTAGTTATATAcatttttttatgttattatagTTGTTATGTATAAAAATAGGAAAATGTTTTTTAAAGCGGGCCTAGTGGGACACCCATGGACATTTTTCATTGTCCATATCCGCCCATTAATTTTAACGGGCCTATTTTTGTTGTCCGTCACCGATTAATCTAATATTTTTGTAAGGCAATATTTGCATAATATTGTGTTCACACAATATTCGGCAAATATCACGCAGTGTATAATATCGTAATCATATATTTGTAAAATAGGCAAAGATTAGTTTTATTATTCACAGTAGAATTGTATAAATGTACGCAGCTTCGATAATGAATACAACACACAAAATTACATTCATTCATATACTTTTGTTTTACTTTATGGTATCAGTTGGGTTTCGATTTTCCATCGACTCTTAACAATGTCAGGCGACGATAAACTATCTAATCCTCCACCCCAAACCATCAAACCCGTCTACATTCTTTTAAATAATGACGGAGTTGGAGCCAAAATTACTCATGTCGTGCTCCAAGGTCCAAATTATAAAGAATGGGCAAAGGGTTTTCGTAATGGATTAGGGGCTAAGAGGAAACTTGGTTTCATCGATGGCACTCTCAAGAAACCTTCGGCTACTTCGGAGGATCTTGAAGATTGGATGACGGTTAATTACACAGTCATTGCTTGGATATTTAATACCATTGAACCTACCCTACGATCTACGATCTCTTATCGCGAGACGTCGGTTGAATTATGGGAGGACATTCGACGCCGTTTCTCACATGGAAACGGGGTCAAAATTTATCAATTGGAATCGGAAATTTCCGATTGCAAACAGAAAGATGGCGAGATTATAATGGAGTATTATGGTCGTTTGAAGAAGCTTTGGGATGACATCAATGACTATGATGCTCTTCCTTCTTGTGATTGTTCTGGCTGCCCCTGTGGTTTGACTACCACCCTCCGCAAACGACGGGAAAATTAGACAAACCCGTCAGTTTTTTATGGGGCTCGAACCTCATTATGCAACTGCTCGTTCCAATATACTGGGCGATCCCTTACCTCTTTTACACTCTGTTTATTCTCGTATTGTGCAGGAGGAAGAGGTGCGTACACTTACCCAACAACGAGCAGCGGCAATGGCGTTTGCGGTTCAAGGGGGCAAAGCACGGGACCGGGGGTCAAGCAAGGGAAACCACGCCTAGAGTGCACCCACTGCAACAAACCTGGACACACGGAGGCCCGCTGTTGGCAAAAGCATGGTTATCCGGATGGACGTGGACCTCGTTCCGGGTCTGGTACGGATGCAGGTGGTGGTTCCTCTTCTCTAAAAACCAATGTTGTACTTGGTGAGCAGGCTATGGACGCCAATCATATCCGTCTTAATGGTAGGCGTATCATCTCTTGGCTCGTTGATACAGGCGCCTCAACTCATGTTTGTGGCAATTTACGGTTACTTGATGATTTTGTTTCCATTCAACCTCTCGAAGTTGGCCTTCCTAATGGGTCTCGATTGAAGGCCACTCATAAAGGACGGGCAAGAATAAATGATGGACTCATAttatataatgttttatatgTGTCGGATTTTAAGTGCAATTTATTATCCGTGTCACAATTTTTATTATCTCAACAATTGAGTATTCAATTCACTAACACTAATTGCGTTATACAGGACCCTATCTTGAAGACGAGGATTGGTGAGGGTGAactcattttatttattgtactttttattttgtatcattaatgtaaggtttacgtcaaaagtacatTCAAAACCAACTttaaaaaccatcttttaaaaccgaATTTGTAAAATagcagaggtcagacgtcgagaagaaacgcagcagtagctgcgcctcttcgaagaatcgcagcatatgttgcgcctcttccagaggctgccgctgctcctgctcttcttcttcttcctcgaccttctgcaactttcttgtttttcttatttctttcttttcttcgttCATATCAGTACATAATCATGTCTTAATTAATCATTTTTAATTATAACGTTTTATTTtgacataaatcccttataatccgatatttgctggttttcgtcactaaatcaaacccggattttaagaACTCGgtttgtccatatcaagtttctgggattcgtcttttgtacatagtttTCTTTATTTTGATTTCAGTTTATCAAATTCTATTCGATTTTCGAGTTCGTTCCTTTTGTCTTTCCGACTCCGTAAATAAAtctaactcgttttaattcgttttaaatcCGTTTTTATTGCTTGAATCAGTTGCTAAATCATTTCTACTCGAGTCTAAATATCAATCTAAAATTTACTAATGAACATTAACGgattgcggttctgacttcacagccagagctcaactcaggaacagacgcaggaggagctgcgcctcttccaagggacgcggcagatgctgcgcctgttctgaggtgatttatgtccctgaactctttctcgcttagacgtagcttctaattacgtgtttaattaactaataatcgtaatatcgcccttaatctgacctattttattactttaatttctaaccttttatttttcctcttttttttctctcACCTTCAAATTCCGTTTCAAATGTGCTTTTGACGTAGCTCAAATAACCATTGTAatccttgtaattttaattattgtaatttactaTAGTTCGTTTATTGCCTTATGTACGATTTATTGTatggctttcacatgtaatcaatctaaattccaacttcgacccaattgagtgttcaccgacatagtctaatctcacatgctaggattaatctattgtttgttgcattgcatgaattacatcgacaacatatcaaatatgaacgatttccctaatcattaatagaggtcgctatcgaggcgggcgggattaggtgttcgattaaagcgcttcctaatacgtaccctcaccccttactcagttatctctggacatccgtgtccattggcattcacgagagtcattctagacaatagacatagaatgctaagggtaacgagttcttagtgttcatgtcactactttgtgtcttgacatggcatgaggtattcgaacggttccaatttcccataaaaattagtggcgactccacaaatgcacgcttatttcAAGCGCCTCCGCGCGCGCTgcgacgtggcccatgtccacaacaaTATTAGGCAAATATCACGCAGTGTATAATATCATGTGTAGAAATGAATAAAGTTTTATGCATGAATAAAGATGAAAACTTTCATGTATGACGGCTGCCAATCATTCAGGTGTATTTTTGTTACTCTTTTTGTGATCTGCCATGACCTATATATATAGCAGTGCACACATTACAACCCTAGCAAGGTATGTCACTAGCAGACAAGATACTACAGCTCATATTCTACCTACTACATTTCTTTTATATCTTTTACTGAGTTGGCTTGTGCATTCctgaagtttcttaattgtattTCTAACATTCTCATATGTGGGCTTTATGCTTTTGGTCCCTTTTGTCACACTGTTTTGGACCCCCATTTTACACTCCCCCTCAAGATGAGAGTGTGGACTTCTCATCACTCCCATCTTGGTTAAGAGTCTCTTGTGCTGTTGAGTAGTCAGATGTTTTGTCAATACATCAGCAACCTGCTCTCTGGCAGGCACATAAGTAGGCTGGATTACACCTTTAGTCACCTTTTCTCTTATGAAATGGGCATCTATCTCAATATGTTTTGTTCTTTCGTGCAATAATGGATTAGCCGCTATAGTAATAGCAGCTTGATTGTCGCATTTCAACACAGTAGGATCCATTTTGTGCATTCCCAACTCCTTCAGCAGGGTCATTATCCATGTCACTTCACATGTAGTTAGTGTCATGGCCCTGTATTCTGCCTCTGCGGAAGATCTAGAAACCACACTTTGTCTTTTGGACCTCCATGAGACCGTAGACTTTCCAAGTAAGACGCAATAGCCTGTAGTGGATCTTCTAGTATAAGGACATGATCCCCAGTCTGAGTCACAATATGCAGTGAGCCTGGCTGCAGATTGATTTGCCAACAGAATGCCTTGATCTGATGTCCCCTTTAGGTACCTAAGAACCCTTATAGCAGCTTGAAAGTGATCAGAAGTGGGTGATTGCATGAACTGACTTAATAGCTGCACAGAAAAGGAAATATCTGGTCTTGTTATTGTAAGATAGATTAATTTTCAAACTAACTTCCTATAAGGTTCAGGGTCATGAAGAAGGGTCCCTTTGTGAGGCTCCAATTTGCTATGACTGTCAAGGGGAACCCTCAAGGATCTGAATTTAGTAATTCCAAATTCTTTTAGCATATCAACAATATACTTCTTCTGAGATACAAATATCCCTTGGTCAGTTTGCACCACTTCAAGTCCTAGGAAATAAGATAGCTTGCCCAAATCTTTCATGTGGAATACAGAAGCAAGCATGGcctttaatttgtttatttcaACTTCAGAGTTGCCTGCAATCaccatgtcatccacatataccaACACTGCTGTAAACAATCCATTTTGAACTTTAGTAAACAAGGAATGATCTGAGTGAGATTTACTAAACCCAAACTGAATTAGAGATGTTGATAATTTGGCAAACCATTGCCTAGGTGCTTGATTTAGGCCATACAAAGACCTCTTCAGCTTACACACCTGTTGAGTAGTGGTTTTGGCAACTGCTTGACCTTGCTCAATTCTGGTTCCTAGACCTGTGTACCCTTGTGGGAGTTGCATGTATATCTCCTCTTGTAAATCACCATGTAAGAAGGCATTGCTCACATCCATTTGACACAAGTGCCATCCCTTCATTGATGCAACTGCTAAAAGAGCCCTAACAGTAGTCATCTTTGCAACAGGAGCAAATGTTTCTAGATAGTCAATCCCATACTGCTGCCTACACCCTTGGATAACAAGTCTGGCCTTGTGTCTTTCAATTTAACCATCTGGCTTATACTTGACTTTGTATATCTATTTACATCCAATTTCCTTCCTACCACTTGGTAGCCTTGTTATTTCCCAAGTTTGGTTTTCTTCTAGGGCATCCAATTCTGTGTTCATAGCATCCACCCACTCAGATTTCTTGTATGCTTCATAAAAAGTTGATGGTTCCTCTTCATTTACTAGTTTTGCCACCAAGTTGGCAAAGGATGGTGTTACATGTGCATTAGCTACATTAGAAGCAGCTGCAGCAGTTTCACTTGCAGCTTTGCCTTTGGAATGAATAATGAAGTCTTTCATCCAACCTGGTGGCCTCCTCTGTCTCTCAAACCTCCTTTGTGCCTCTATAACTGCACATTGTTCCTCTTGAGTTGTAGCCCCATGTGTCTCATCTCCTCTTCTGTCATGATTTTCTTCCATAGGAACATGAGTGTACCCATGAATAGGATCCACAGGGGCAGCACGCTCTTGTTCCTCGGATGGCATGGTCACAGGACAAGGGTACATGAACTGACTCTTCTGATTTTGCTTAAATGGAAATATATGTTCATAGAACTTCACATCCCTTGTCACAAATCTTTTCTTAGTGTGGAGCTCTTCCACCTTGTATCCCTTTTGATTTGCAGGATATCCAATGAAGACACAAGGTATTCCTCTAGCTTGAAATTTATCTTTATTTCTTTCTGGATTATAAGCCATCACCAGGCAGCCAAACGTTTTGAGATTTGTGTAATCAGGGCACTTATGATGCAACATTTCATAGGGAGTCTTGTTCCTTATCAATGGTGCAGGCAACCTATTAATGAGGTAGGCTGCTGTCATGATGCAATCCCCCCAATATTGTAAGGGCAAACCAGCCATAAATCTTAGAGCTCTTCCAATCTCAAGCAAATGCCTGTGCTTCCTTTCCACTATACCATTTTGTTGAGGTCTATCAACAATAGAAGTTTGATGTACAATGCCATTTGAGACAAAGAATTCCTTGCAAAGTTTGTCATCAAACTCCCAAGCATTATCAGACCTTATAATTTTTATTTTCTGGTTGAAATGTGTTTTTGCAAACTCATAGAACTGTTTTATGTAATCATAGGCTTGGTTTTTGTATTCTAGAAGGTACACCCAAGTTCCCCTAGAATAGTCATCAACCAGAGTCAAAAAATACTTGTATTTTCCTCTATATAGGACTCTATAAGGTCCCCAAATATCTATGTGAACCAAGTCAAATGGTTGAGCATAAGTGGAGTTTCTTAAAGTATAAGGAGTTTTTGTCAATTTTGCCATAGGGCAAGATAAACAAATTTGTTTGTTTTTAGCAGCAGCAGTCAGTTTAATAGAATTAATATATTGCAGTTTTGTGTATGGTGCATGACCAAGTCGATTGTGCCACAAAGAGTATGAATCAACCTTAGCATTCATTGAAGAAACATTGTCATTACAGATATGACCACAATGGATCAGCGGCTCTTGACACAACTTGTCAGCCTTAGGATTACATTTGTTAAGCATATTAGAAAACATACTAGTACTACTATTATTCTTGCTAACTGCTGCATAAGTTGAAGTTTTAGGAGTCTCTAGATAATATAGTCCACTGATGGCTCTTCCATTTGCCTTGATCTCATGGGTATTGGAGTCCTGCACAGTGCAATGGGTGTCATAAAAAACAACATAGCAAGAATTATCCCTTAGCAGCTTTTGTACATACATGAGGTTGTGCTTGAAAGCTGGAACATACATGACATTGCACAACCTCAGTCCATTTCCCAGAATCAAATCACCCATGTGAGTGACATATGCCAACTCTCCATTAGGCAGATTTATTTTAGGCCTTTTATCAAGAACTTTCACATTTTGCAACTTGTGTAATCTAGTGATCATGTGATCACTGGCTCCAGAGTCAATTATCCATTCTCTTTGGAACAATTTCACATTATGACATGAGATTATACCTGCAAAGTTGCATTCCAACTCTTCATCAGTATCATTGCCACCTTTTGAGCCAACCTTCTGTCCTGACATGTACTTCAGTAATTGTTCCAAGTGTTGTGAGGTTGCTGCCAGGGATGCTGCAATTTCTGCATTGCTTGGTTCAGAGTGGACTGAATTAGCCAATCTTTTGTATCCTTCTTGATAGTTGCTACTTCCTGCTTGGTAATGGTTGCCATAGCCTGAATTGTTACCATAGCCTAAATTGttccttcctcttcctcttcctctgaaGCCTCCTCTGTTCGATCTGTAACCTCCTTGCCCCCTACCAGAACTATATCCACCTCTCTCTGATGTGTAGCCTCCTCTTTTTGGCCTTGAGTTTCCTGGTCCAAA from Silene latifolia isolate original U9 population chromosome 2, ASM4854445v1, whole genome shotgun sequence encodes the following:
- the LOC141640740 gene encoding uncharacterized protein LOC141640740, whose amino-acid sequence is MPSTELVPTTVDITDPLYCNPNDLGSTLKVTSVLTGVENYIPWKRGMELALSTKRKLGFVTGAVEKPTTDAAKIESWEAANSLVISLLVQNVSEPIKMAIIHTHSAKEIWKVLKGRYLVSNGARKYKLNKETYESKQNGKTVTEYYIQLRTVWDELENLNDYPILANITAQMSAFLTALEKQKEEARLFQFLNGLDKAYAQHRSVVLLMSPLPSVDDAVSIMVQEEAQQQNILVSPKAEVEASTLLGKGESTETETKCKHCGLSNHASEQCWFGPGNSRPKRGGYTSERGGYSSGRGQGGYRSNRGGFRGRGRGRNNLGYGNNSGYGNHYQAGSSNYQEGYKRLANSVHSEPSNAEIAASLAATSQHLEQLLKYMSGQKVGSKGGNDTDEELECNFAGIISCHNVKLFQREWIIDSGASDHMITRLHKLQNVKVLDKRPKINLPNGELAYVTHMGDLILGNGLRLCNVMYVPAFKHNLMYVQKLLRDNSCYVVFYDTHCTVQDSNTHEIKANGRAISGLYYLETPKTSTYAAVSKNNSSTSMFSNMLNKCNPKADKLCQEPLIHCGHICNDNVSSMNAKVDSYSLWHNRLGHAPYTKLQYINSIKLTAAAKNKQICLSCPMAKLTKTPYTLRNSTYAQPFDLVHIDIWGPYRVLYRGKYKYFLTLVDDYSRGTWVYLLEYKNQAYDYIKQFYEFAKTHFNQKIKIIRSDNAWEFDDKLCKEFFVSNGIVHQTSIVDRPQQNGIVERKHRHLLEIGRALRFMAGLPLQYWGDCIMTAAYLINRLPAPLIRNKTPYEMLHHKCPDYTNLKTFGCLVMAYNPERNKDKFQARGIPCVFIGYPANQKGYKVEELHTKKRFVTRDVKFYEHIFPFKQNQKSQFMYPCPVTMPSEEQERAAPVDPIHGYTHVPMEENHDRRGDETHGATTQEEQCAVIEAQRRFERQRRPPGWMKDFIIHSKGKAASETAAAASNVANAHVTPSFANLVAKLVNEEEPSTFYEAYKKSEWVDAMNTELDALEENQTWEITRLPSGRKEIGCK
- the LOC141640739 gene encoding uncharacterized protein LOC141640739 yields the protein MSGDDKLSNPPPQTIKPVYILLNNDGVGAKITHVVLQGPNYKEWAKGFRNGLGAKRKLGFIDGTLKKPSATSEDLEDWMTVNYTVIAWIFNTIEPTLRSTISYRETSVELWEDIRRRFSHGNGVKIYQLESEISDCKQKDGEIIMEYYGRLKKLWDDINDYDALPSCDCSGCPCGGRGAYTYPTTSSGNGVCGSRGQSTGPGVKQGKPRLECTHCNKPGHTEARCWQKHGYPDGRGPRSGSGTDAGGGSSSLKTNVVLGEQAMDANHIRLNGPYLEDEDW